One genomic window of Ottowia oryzae includes the following:
- the ccoO gene encoding cytochrome-c oxidase, cbb3-type subunit II — protein sequence MAQEKISGHGRVETNNFLLIVLTLIVLSFGGLVEIVPLFFQKSTTQPIEGLKPYTALQVIGRDVYVREGCYNCHSQMIRPFRAEALRYGPYSVAGEFVYDHPFQWGSKRTGPDLARVGGRYSDDWHRAHLHNPRDVVPESNMPAYPWLEATPANANTIQAHMRGLRTLGAPYTDEEIAKAPEEVKDKTELDAVISYLQVLGIHRK from the coding sequence ATGGCACAAGAAAAAATCTCCGGCCACGGCCGGGTCGAGACCAACAACTTCCTGCTGATCGTCCTGACGCTGATCGTTCTGTCGTTCGGTGGTTTGGTTGAGATCGTTCCGCTGTTCTTCCAGAAGTCGACCACGCAGCCGATCGAAGGCCTCAAGCCATATACCGCCTTGCAGGTCATCGGTCGCGACGTGTACGTCCGCGAGGGCTGCTACAACTGCCACTCACAGATGATTCGCCCCTTCCGGGCAGAAGCGCTTCGCTACGGTCCCTACTCGGTCGCTGGTGAATTCGTCTACGACCATCCGTTCCAGTGGGGCAGTAAACGCACCGGCCCCGACCTGGCGCGCGTGGGTGGCCGCTACAGCGACGACTGGCACCGTGCCCACTTGCACAACCCGCGTGATGTGGTGCCCGAGTCGAACATGCCGGCTTACCCCTGGCTTGAGGCTACGCCCGCCAACGCGAACACGATCCAGGCGCATATGCGCGGTCTGCGCACCCTGGGCGCGCCGTACACGGACGAAGAGATCGCCAAGGCGCCAGAAGAGGTGAAAGACAAAACCGAACTCGATGCGGTGATCTCTTACCTGCAAGTGCTCGGAATCCACCGCAAGTAA
- the ccoS gene encoding cbb3-type cytochrome oxidase assembly protein CcoS, whose protein sequence is MDILYLLIPLSVGLVFVILGVLAWAIYRGQFDDVDREGQRILDQD, encoded by the coding sequence ATGGACATTCTTTATCTGTTGATCCCGCTGTCCGTAGGGCTGGTGTTCGTCATTCTGGGCGTGCTGGCCTGGGCCATCTACCGTGGCCAGTTTGACGACGTCGATCGCGAGGGGCAGCGGATTCTTGATCAGGATTGA
- the ccoN gene encoding cytochrome-c oxidase, cbb3-type subunit I — MTFANTQATVYNDRVVRQFAIMTVVWGVVGMLVGVLIAAQLAWPDLTHGIPWLSYGRLRPLHTNAVIFAFGGCALIGTSFYVVQRTCQVRLFSDKMAAFVFWGWQLVIVAAAISLPLGFTTSKEYAELEWPIDLLITAVWVVYAIVFFGTVGTRRVRHIYVANWFYGAFILAIAMLHIVNNAELPVGPMKSYSAYAGVQDAMVQWWYGHNAVGFLLTAGFLGMMYYFIPKQAERPVYSYRLSIVHFWALIFTYMWAGPHHLHYTALPDWAQSVGMVFSLILLAPSWGGMINGIMTLSGAWHKLRDDPILRFLIVSLSFYGMSTFEGPMMSVKTVNALSHYTDWTIGHVHSGALGWVGLITIGSMYYLIPRLFGRKEMYSVKAIEVHFWVATIGIVIYIAAMWIAGVMQGLMWRAVNADGTLTYTFVESVKATYPFYVLRLIGGVLYLSGMVVMLWNTVKTMTAGRVVPVQIPAMAAHA, encoded by the coding sequence ATGACATTCGCCAATACCCAGGCCACGGTCTACAACGACAGAGTGGTCAGACAGTTCGCCATCATGACGGTGGTGTGGGGCGTCGTAGGCATGCTTGTGGGCGTGCTGATTGCTGCACAGCTGGCTTGGCCAGATCTGACGCACGGCATACCGTGGTTGAGCTATGGCCGATTGCGCCCACTGCACACCAATGCGGTGATTTTTGCGTTTGGGGGTTGTGCGCTGATTGGCACTTCCTTCTACGTCGTGCAGCGAACCTGCCAGGTTCGACTGTTCTCCGACAAGATGGCGGCCTTCGTCTTCTGGGGCTGGCAGCTGGTCATCGTCGCAGCGGCGATTTCCTTGCCCTTGGGCTTCACGACCTCGAAAGAGTACGCTGAGCTGGAATGGCCCATCGACCTCTTGATCACGGCCGTTTGGGTTGTGTACGCGATCGTGTTCTTCGGGACGGTTGGTACACGCCGCGTTCGCCACATCTACGTGGCCAACTGGTTCTACGGCGCCTTCATCCTGGCCATCGCGATGCTTCACATCGTGAACAACGCCGAGCTGCCGGTGGGCCCGATGAAATCCTATTCCGCCTATGCAGGCGTTCAGGATGCGATGGTGCAGTGGTGGTACGGCCACAACGCGGTCGGCTTCCTGCTCACCGCTGGCTTCCTAGGCATGATGTATTACTTCATCCCCAAGCAGGCCGAACGTCCTGTCTACAGCTACCGCCTGTCGATCGTCCACTTCTGGGCGCTGATCTTCACGTACATGTGGGCCGGCCCTCACCATTTGCACTACACCGCGCTGCCTGATTGGGCGCAGTCGGTCGGCATGGTGTTCTCGCTGATCCTGCTGGCCCCCAGCTGGGGCGGGATGATCAACGGCATCATGACCCTGTCGGGTGCCTGGCACAAGCTGCGTGACGATCCCATCCTGCGCTTCCTGATCGTGTCGCTGTCGTTCTACGGCATGTCCACGTTCGAAGGTCCGATGATGTCCGTCAAGACCGTCAACGCACTGTCGCACTACACCGACTGGACCATTGGCCACGTGCACTCTGGTGCGCTCGGATGGGTGGGCTTGATCACCATCGGTTCGATGTACTACCTGATCCCGCGCCTGTTTGGCCGTAAAGAGATGTACAGCGTCAAGGCCATCGAGGTGCACTTCTGGGTGGCCACCATCGGTATCGTGATCTATATCGCCGCAATGTGGATTGCCGGTGTGATGCAGGGCCTGATGTGGCGCGCGGTCAACGCCGACGGCACGCTGACCTACACCTTCGTTGAATCGGTCAAGGCAACTTATCCGTTCTACGTGCTGCGCCTGATCGGTGGCGTGCTGTACCTGAGCGGCATGGTGGTCATGCTCTGGAATACGGTCAAGACGATGACGGCCGGGCGGGTTGTGCCGGTTCAGATTCCGGCCATGGCTGCCCACGCCTGA